One Alnus glutinosa chromosome 3, dhAlnGlut1.1, whole genome shotgun sequence genomic region harbors:
- the LOC133862987 gene encoding aspartic proteinase 36-like gives MARALIQLVITVSFITTVLSLTESSPSTPLLLHDGTRPAMLLPLFHSPPNTSRGSSNPHRLLQRSNARMGLYDDLLLHGYYTTLLWIGTPPQRFALIVDTGSSVTYVPCSTCVDCGRHQDPKFQPDLSSTYQPVKCSLDCNCDSESRQCVYERQYAEMSTSSGVLGEDLISFGNLSELEPQRAVFGCENVETGDLYTQRADGIMGLGSGDLSIMDQLVDKGVINDSFSLCYGGMGVGGGAMVLGSISPPTDMVFSHSNPVRSPYYNIDLKEIHVAGKPLPLNPSVFDGKHGTILDSGTTYAYLPKAAFVAFKDAIMKELHSFQKIRGPDPNYNDICFSGAGSDVSELSNTFPAVDMVFSNGQKLSLSPENYLFRHSKVQGAYCLGIFQNRNDPTTLLGGIIVRNTLVMYDREHSKIGFWKTNCSELWEKLHISGSPPLMPSAPNRENSTTEIPPTLAPAEAPHYGLPGELPIGKITLNLLVNVSYSDLEPHITELAKFIADDLDVNPSQVLLLNFTPIGNDSLIRWAIFPAGSSHYISNATAASIIARFAEHRVQLPGTFGSYQLVGWNIEPLAKRTWWQQNHLIVFLAVFVTLIIGLSASGMWFIWRDRQQKLNAYKPVNAAVPEQELQPI, from the exons ATGGCGCGGGCATTAATCCAGCTCGTCATCACCGTCAGCTTCATCACCACCGTCCTCTCTCTCACCGAATCATCTCCCTCCACGCCACTTCTCCTCCACGATGGGACCCGTCCCGCCATGTTGTTACCGCTCTTTCACTCTCCTCCGAACACTTCCAGAGGCTCCTCCAATCCCCATCGACTCCTCCAGAGATCCAATGCTCGCATGGGACTCTACGACGATCTCCTCCTCCACGG GTACTACACGACGTTGTTGTGGATCGGGACGCCACCTCAGAGATTTGCTCTTATTGTTGATACGGGTAGCTCTGTGACGTACGTCCCCTGCTCTACTTGCGTAGATTGTGGCAGGCACCAG GATCCGAAGTTCCAGCCGGACTTGTCGAGCACCTACCAACCTGTGAAATGTAGTTTGGATTGTAATTGTGACAGTGAGAGTAGGCAATGTGTGTATGAGAGGCAATATGCTGAGATGAGTACCAGCAGCGGTGTTCTTGGTGAGGATCTTATATCATTTGGTAATTTGAGTGAGCTTGAGCCACAACGTGCTGTTTTTGGTTGCGAGAACGTGGAAACTGGTGACCTTTATACTCAACGTGCCGACGGAATCATGGGTTTGGGCAGTGGTGATCTCAGTATCATGGACCAACTTGTTGACAAAGGTGTCATTAATGATTCTTTCTCGTTATGCTATGGCGGGATGGGTGTTGGCGGGGGTGCTATGGTTCTTGGCAGTATTTCTCCACCAACAGACATGGTGTTTAGCCACTCGAACCCTGTCCGAAG TCCATACTACAATATTGATTTGAAGGAGATACATGTTGCGGGAAAGCCATTGCCGTTAAACCCAAGTGTCTTTGACGGAAAGCATGGAACTATCTTGGATAGTGGTACAACATATGCTTACTTGCCTAAAGCAGCGTTTGTAGCATTTAAGGATGCT ATTATGAAGGAACTTCATTCCTTCCAGAAGATCCGTGGTCCTGATCCAAATTATAACGATATATGCTTTTCTGGTGCTGGAAG tGATGTCTCTGAACTATCAAACACCTTTCCAGCTGTTGACATGGTATTTAGCAATGGACAAAAGCTGTCACTATCACCTGAAAATTACTTGTTTCGT CATTCAAAGGTACAAGGTGCATATTGCCTGGGGATTTTTCAGAATAGAAATGATCCAACTACTCTTTTAGGAG GTATCATTGTCCGCAATACTCTTGTGATGTATGATCGTGAGCATTCAAAGATTGGTTTCTGGAAAACTAATTGTTCAGAGTTATGGGAAAAGCTTCACATATCTGGTTCCCCTCCACTAATGCCTTCAGCTCCAAATAGAGAGAATTCAACAACAGAAATCCCACCTACATTAGCTCCGGCTGAAGCACCACATTATGGGCTTCCAG GGGAACTCCCAATTGGAAAAATAACACTCAATCTCTTGGTGAATGTCAGCTACTCAGATCTTGAGCCTCACATTACAGAACTGGCTAAATTCATAGCTGATGACTTAGATGTTAATCCTTCACAG GTCCTTTTATTGAATTTTACTCCAATTGGAAATGATTCCCTCATtagatgggccatctttccaGCAGGGTCCAGTCACTACATTTCTAATGCAACAGCTGCA AGTATAATTGCCCGATTTGCTGAACACCGCGTGCAGCTTCCTGGTACCTTTGGAAGTTATCAGTTGGTTGGATGGAACATTGAGCCTCTGGCAAAACG GACATGGTGGCAGCAAAACCATCTGATAGTATTTTTAGCAGTTTTTGTTACATTAATTATTGGATTATCAGCTTCTGGAATGTGGTTTATTTGGAGAGACAGACAACAAAAGCTAAATGCATACAAGCCTGTCAATGCAGCTGTTCCGGAGCAAGAACTGCAGCCGATATAG
- the LOC133862990 gene encoding aspartic proteinase 36-like isoform X1 — MARALIQLVIRVSFITTVLSLTQSSPSTSLLLHIGTRPAMLLPLFHSPPNTSISSSNPHRLLQRSNARMGLYDGLLLHGYCTTLLWIGTPPRKFALIVDTGSTVTYVPCSTCVVCGRHQDPKFQPNLSSTYRPVKCSLDCNCDSESGQCVYERQYAEMSTSSGVLGEDLISFGNSSELEPQRAVFGCENVETGDLYSQRVDGIMGLGSGDLSIMDQLVDKGVINDSFSLCYGGMGVGGGAMVLGGISPPTDMVFSHSNPVRSPYYNIDLKEIHVAGKPLPLNPSVFDGNHGTVLDSGTTYAYLPEAAFVAFKDAVRTYAYLPEAAFVAFKDAIMKELRSFQKIRGPDPNYNDICFSGAGSDVSELSNTFPSADMVFSNGQKLSLSPENYLFHHSKVQGAYCLGIFQNGNDPTTLLGVML, encoded by the exons ATGGCGCGGGCATTAATCCAGCTCGTCATCAGAGTCAGCTTCATCACCACAGTCCTCTCTCTCACCCAATCATCTCCCTCCACATCACTCCTCCTCCACATTGGGACCCGTCCTGCCATGTTATTACCACTCTTTCACTCTCCTCCGAACACTTCCATAAGCTCCTCCAATCCCCATCGACTCCTCCAGAGATCCAATGCTCGCATGGGACTCTACGACGGTCTCCTCCTCCACGG GTACTGCACGACGTTGTTGTGGATTGGGACGCCACCTCGGAAATTTGCTCTTATTGTTGATACGGGTAGCACTGTGACGTACGTCCCCTGCTCTACTTGCGTGGTTTGTGGCAGGCACCAG GATCCGAAGTTCCAGCCGAACTTGTCGAGCACGTACCGACCTGTGAAATGTAGTTTGGATTGTAATTGTGACAGTGAGAGTGGACAATGTGTGTATGAGAGGCAATATGCTGAGATGAGTACCAGTAGCGGTGTTCTTGGTGAGGATCTTATATCATTTGGTAATTCGAGTGAGCTTGAGCCACAACGTGCTGTTTTTGGTTGCGAGAACGTGGAAACTGGTGACCTTTATAGTCAACGTGTTGACGGAATCATGGGTTTGGGCAGTGGTGATCTCAGTATCATGGACCAACTTGTTGACAAAGGTGTCATTAATGACTCTTTCTCGTTATGCTATGGCGGGATGGGTGTTGGCGGGGGTGCTATGGTTCTAGGCGGTATTTCTCCACCAACAGACATGGTGTTTAGCCACTCAAACCCTGTCCGAAG TCCATACTACAATATTGATTTGAAGGAGATACATGTTGCGGGAAAGCCATTGCCGTTAAACCCAAGTGTCTTTGATGGAAACCATGGAACTGTCCTGGATAGTGGTACAACATATGCTTACTTGCCTGAAGCAGCATTTGTAGCATTTAAGGATGCTGTAAGAACATATGCTTACTTGCCTGAAGCAGCATTTGTAGCATTTAAGGATGCT ATTATGAAGGAACTTCGTTCCTTCCAGAAGATCCGTGGTCCTGATCCAAATTATAACGATATATGCTTTTCTGGTGCTGGAAG TGATGTCTCTGAATTATCGAACACCTTTCCATCTGCTGACATGGTATTTAGCAACGGGCAAAAGCTGTCATTATCACCTGAAAATTACTTGTTTCAT CATTCAAAGGTACAAGGTGCATATTGCCTGGGGATTTTTCAGAATGGAAATGATCCAACTACTCTTTTAGGAGTTATGTTATGA
- the LOC133862990 gene encoding protein ASPARTIC PROTEASE IN GUARD CELL 2-like isoform X2, with translation MARALIQLVIRVSFITTVLSLTQSSPSTSLLLHIGTRPAMLLPLFHSPPNTSISSSNPHRLLQRSNARMGLYDGLLLHGYCTTLLWIGTPPRKFALIVDTGSTVTYVPCSTCVVCGRHQDPKFQPNLSSTYRPVKCSLDCNCDSESGQCVYERQYAEMSTSSGVLGEDLISFGNSSELEPQRAVFGCENVETGDLYSQRVDGIMGLGSGDLSIMDQLVDKGVINDSFSLCYGGMGVGGGAMVLGGISPPTDMVFSHSNPVRSPYYNIDLKEIHVAGKPLPLNPSVFDGNHGTVLDSGTTYAYLPEAAFVAFKDAVRTYAYLPEAAFVAFKDAIMKELRSFQKIRGPDPNYNDICFSGAGSDVSELSNTFPSADMVFSNGQKLSLSPENYLFHVQGAYCLGIFQNGNDPTTLLGVML, from the exons ATGGCGCGGGCATTAATCCAGCTCGTCATCAGAGTCAGCTTCATCACCACAGTCCTCTCTCTCACCCAATCATCTCCCTCCACATCACTCCTCCTCCACATTGGGACCCGTCCTGCCATGTTATTACCACTCTTTCACTCTCCTCCGAACACTTCCATAAGCTCCTCCAATCCCCATCGACTCCTCCAGAGATCCAATGCTCGCATGGGACTCTACGACGGTCTCCTCCTCCACGG GTACTGCACGACGTTGTTGTGGATTGGGACGCCACCTCGGAAATTTGCTCTTATTGTTGATACGGGTAGCACTGTGACGTACGTCCCCTGCTCTACTTGCGTGGTTTGTGGCAGGCACCAG GATCCGAAGTTCCAGCCGAACTTGTCGAGCACGTACCGACCTGTGAAATGTAGTTTGGATTGTAATTGTGACAGTGAGAGTGGACAATGTGTGTATGAGAGGCAATATGCTGAGATGAGTACCAGTAGCGGTGTTCTTGGTGAGGATCTTATATCATTTGGTAATTCGAGTGAGCTTGAGCCACAACGTGCTGTTTTTGGTTGCGAGAACGTGGAAACTGGTGACCTTTATAGTCAACGTGTTGACGGAATCATGGGTTTGGGCAGTGGTGATCTCAGTATCATGGACCAACTTGTTGACAAAGGTGTCATTAATGACTCTTTCTCGTTATGCTATGGCGGGATGGGTGTTGGCGGGGGTGCTATGGTTCTAGGCGGTATTTCTCCACCAACAGACATGGTGTTTAGCCACTCAAACCCTGTCCGAAG TCCATACTACAATATTGATTTGAAGGAGATACATGTTGCGGGAAAGCCATTGCCGTTAAACCCAAGTGTCTTTGATGGAAACCATGGAACTGTCCTGGATAGTGGTACAACATATGCTTACTTGCCTGAAGCAGCATTTGTAGCATTTAAGGATGCTGTAAGAACATATGCTTACTTGCCTGAAGCAGCATTTGTAGCATTTAAGGATGCT ATTATGAAGGAACTTCGTTCCTTCCAGAAGATCCGTGGTCCTGATCCAAATTATAACGATATATGCTTTTCTGGTGCTGGAAG TGATGTCTCTGAATTATCGAACACCTTTCCATCTGCTGACATGGTATTTAGCAACGGGCAAAAGCTGTCATTATCACCTGAAAATTACTTGTTTCAT GTACAAGGTGCATATTGCCTGGGGATTTTTCAGAATGGAAATGATCCAACTACTCTTTTAGGAGTTATGTTATGA
- the LOC133862990 gene encoding aspartic proteinase 36-like isoform X3, giving the protein MARALIQLVIRVSFITTVLSLTQSSPSTSLLLHIGTRPAMLLPLFHSPPNTSISSSNPHRLLQRSNARMGLYDGLLLHGYCTTLLWIGTPPRKFALIVDTGSTVTYVPCSTCVVCGRHQDPKFQPNLSSTYRPVKCSLDCNCDSESGQCVYERQYAEMSTSSGVLGEDLISFGNSSELEPQRAVFGCENVETGDLYSQRVDGIMGLGSGDLSIMDQLVDKGVINDSFSLCYGGMGVGGGAMVLGGISPPTDMVFSHSNPVRSPYYNIDLKEIHVAGKPLPLNPSVFDGNHGTVLDSGTTYAYLPEAAFVAFKDAIMKELRSFQKIRGPDPNYNDICFSGAGSDVSELSNTFPSADMVFSNGQKLSLSPENYLFHHSKVQGAYCLGIFQNGNDPTTLLGVML; this is encoded by the exons ATGGCGCGGGCATTAATCCAGCTCGTCATCAGAGTCAGCTTCATCACCACAGTCCTCTCTCTCACCCAATCATCTCCCTCCACATCACTCCTCCTCCACATTGGGACCCGTCCTGCCATGTTATTACCACTCTTTCACTCTCCTCCGAACACTTCCATAAGCTCCTCCAATCCCCATCGACTCCTCCAGAGATCCAATGCTCGCATGGGACTCTACGACGGTCTCCTCCTCCACGG GTACTGCACGACGTTGTTGTGGATTGGGACGCCACCTCGGAAATTTGCTCTTATTGTTGATACGGGTAGCACTGTGACGTACGTCCCCTGCTCTACTTGCGTGGTTTGTGGCAGGCACCAG GATCCGAAGTTCCAGCCGAACTTGTCGAGCACGTACCGACCTGTGAAATGTAGTTTGGATTGTAATTGTGACAGTGAGAGTGGACAATGTGTGTATGAGAGGCAATATGCTGAGATGAGTACCAGTAGCGGTGTTCTTGGTGAGGATCTTATATCATTTGGTAATTCGAGTGAGCTTGAGCCACAACGTGCTGTTTTTGGTTGCGAGAACGTGGAAACTGGTGACCTTTATAGTCAACGTGTTGACGGAATCATGGGTTTGGGCAGTGGTGATCTCAGTATCATGGACCAACTTGTTGACAAAGGTGTCATTAATGACTCTTTCTCGTTATGCTATGGCGGGATGGGTGTTGGCGGGGGTGCTATGGTTCTAGGCGGTATTTCTCCACCAACAGACATGGTGTTTAGCCACTCAAACCCTGTCCGAAG TCCATACTACAATATTGATTTGAAGGAGATACATGTTGCGGGAAAGCCATTGCCGTTAAACCCAAGTGTCTTTGATGGAAACCATGGAACTGTCCTGGATAGTGGTACAACATATGCTTACTTGCCTGAAGCAGCATTTGTAGCATTTAAGGATGCT ATTATGAAGGAACTTCGTTCCTTCCAGAAGATCCGTGGTCCTGATCCAAATTATAACGATATATGCTTTTCTGGTGCTGGAAG TGATGTCTCTGAATTATCGAACACCTTTCCATCTGCTGACATGGTATTTAGCAACGGGCAAAAGCTGTCATTATCACCTGAAAATTACTTGTTTCAT CATTCAAAGGTACAAGGTGCATATTGCCTGGGGATTTTTCAGAATGGAAATGATCCAACTACTCTTTTAGGAGTTATGTTATGA